Part of the Acomys russatus chromosome 19, mAcoRus1.1, whole genome shotgun sequence genome, ATCCCAGGAGTTCCcaaactggtttgtttgtttgtttgttttgtttgtttgttttttagatagggtctctctgtgtagccttgactctcctggactcgctttgtagaccaggctggcctcgaactcacagagatccacctgcctctgcctcctgtgctgggattaaaggcgtgcaccaccaccaccccaaattCTTACCTCATTTCCACCCCAAAGTCCAACCACCTAAGTCCTACCAGCTAAGGACCCTGAAGACAGATCaggtctctccctcttccttgggGCCCCCAGTCCTAGGTTACCAAGATTCACTTACTCATCTGCCATGCTGCTCTCCAGAGGCCCTGAAAGGAATAGGTGATTCCTGGAGGGTCCTGGAAGGGTGTCCCCTATGACCTTGGAGGTCTCTAGGTTGGGTTTCCTTCTGGGCTGCTGGAGCCTCACTGAGGACACTGAGATAAGGAGCGAGGACAAAGACTAAATATACTTGCTGTCTCCTCCCCTGCCCAGGGTGAGAGATAACAGGGTGTGAGGAGCGGAGTGTGCAAAGCTCTAATTGGATCAACCGAGGGAGGTGCTGAGATCCCGTGGACCCACGCCCCTTGCCCTCCTGATGAGCCCACAGCTTCCTTCTCCCTCAGAATCAGGAAAATCTGGGAGCCAGTTCCCTGTTTTCTCAGACCCAAGAATTCAGCCTTCTTTGTACCCAGAACTTCaggcccctccttccctcacaccTAGGGAGCCAGGCCCTGGCACTTCACTAAACTGTAGTCTTCCTAAGACCTCGAAATTCCCTCCTCCTCGTCTTCATTTCTTGGTCACTTTCAGTGTCCCTAGTCCCTAGTATGTTTAGTTTGAAGGTTCATGTGTAGGACCCCAGGTTCTCAGCCTACAACTGTGGCACGCAGGCCCCACAGTCGGGCTTCTACTTGCCTCCCtacccttcccccatctcctggCACTGGAGACCATCCGAGGACAGAACACACAGAGGTGACCCTGCGCTCTTTATTTGAACCACGTTCAAGGGAGGATATGTCCTTGTCCCTCCCAAGGGTAGCATATCAGGAAAGGCCCAAGGCAAAAGAGAGGACCTGGAACCCAGGCTTGGACCTCCAGCCAGCGATAAGGCTCAGAGAACAATCTAAGACTCCCCCACCTGCCAAAGAGTAGAACTGAGTTCCATGGAAGATATTTGAAATTCTAGCTATTATCACTAGGGTTGAAAAAGAACGCAAAGTAAAACAGGCCACAGCCATAGGCTGAAGGTTGGTTATATCAGCTGGTGTCAGTCCAGGGGCCTGCTTCAGCGGTTAAAGGTGGGATTCTTGGGTTGCTAGGATTCAGGTTAAACTATAGTTTTGGAGGTACATTCACCATGGACATTGCCAGAGCTTCCTGGAGTGGGCTTATTACTTCCGGAGTTGGGGCCGGGTCAGCCTGAGGTGGGCTCATCTCTTCTAGAGGAGGGGCCTGGTCAGCCTGAGGTGGGTTCATCGCTTCTAGAGGAGGGGCCTGGTCAGCCTGAGGTAGGCTCACAGCTTCTAGAGGAAGGGCCTGGTCAGCCTGAGGTGGGCTCACCGCTTCTAGAGGAGGGGCCTGGTCAGCCTGAGGTGGGCTCATCTCTTCTAGAGGAAGGGCCTGGTCAGCCTGAGGTGGGCTCACCGCTTCTAGAGGAGGGGCCTGGTCAGCCTGAGGTGGGCTCATCTCTTCTAGAGGAGGGGCCTGGTCAGCCTGAGGTGGGCTCACTGCTTCTAGACAAGGGGCCTGATCAGCCTGAGGTGGGCTCATCTCTTCTAGAGGAGGGGCCTGGTCAGCCTGAGGTGGGCTCATCGCCTCTAGAGGAGGGGCCTGGTCAGCCTGAGGTGGGCTCATCGCTTCTAGAGGAGGGGCCTGGTCAGCCTGAGGTGGGCTCATCACTTCTAGAGGAGGGTCCATGCCATCCTGAGGTGGGCTCATAGCTTCTTGATGTGGGGCCTGGTCAGCCTGAGGTGAGCTCATCGCTTCTGGAGGAGGGGCCAGGACTTCTGAGGGCTCAGGCACAGATTTCACAGCTGAGTCTCCACCTCCCCTAGTAGAATCCCCTAACTTGTAGAAACGTGCAAAGGTCTCCGAGGGCATGGTTCCAGCATGAGGGGCAAACCCAGCTGCCCGTGCTATCTCCTCAACACGGTCTGAGAATGCCTTCAAGTCCTTGGGCCGCAGGTCCACCAAGTACCTGGTTCAGGAAACGGCATGTGAGGAGACCCAGCGTTTGGGCCAGCTGGGACCTTCCCAACCCCACTCCTCTGGCTCACCGAGCTAATTCCACAACCAGGTTCCCTCCGGGGGCCACGCAAGCTCCGAGCTCAGGGCTGAGAAGATGGACCATCCTGAGGAGAGAAAAGGCTAGGAGCTGAGATCCATAGGTGGGGACGAAGGCTCAGAGCAGGGTGGACACTGCAAGGCTGAAGTCCCAGACCCTCACAAAGAGGAAACTGGGGCCCCAtcctagtgtttttttttctttttaaaatatttttatttaattttaatttgtgtgcattggtgtgagggtgtcagatcttggagttatagacagttgtgagctgccatgtgggtgctgggaattgaacccaggacctttggaagagcagacagtactcttaaccactgagccaactctccagccccctagtgttttgtttgtttgtttgttttatgagtaCATTTGTGTACCACATACCCACAGGAGACATAGAGGAGCTGGAACCGGCCCTGGTAGCAGGTCTTGTGGTGGAGAGTCTGGGAAGAATCGAGAGGCAGAAAGTGGATAGTGAAGTGTTCCTGAGTAGGCACtgcaaaagaaagggaagggaaaggtcagctctggggctggagagctggctcagctgctCAGAGGGCTAGCCACTCTTTCAGAGACCCTGGgtttggtgcccagcacccaGAACCCAGGTGGGACAGCTTAcacgtttttcgagacagggtttctgtgtatagccttagctgtcctgaactcatgttgtagaccaggttggcctccaactcacagagatccacctgcctctgcctcccagaatgctgggattatgggggtgtgccaccccacccagtttacaactatctctaactccagtttctggggaTATAGTGccctctgtgtcctctgaaagtacctgcatgtgtgtgttcatgctcgCATAGATAGAAATCTTGAGATagccaaggggctggagagttggctcagcagttaagaagagCACTgtccagccaggcggtggtggcgcacacctttaatcccaatactcgagaggcagaggcaggcggatcgctgtaagttcgaggccagcctggtctacaaagttcgtccaggacagccacagccaaggctacacagagaaaccttgtctcggaaaaaaaaaaaaaaaaaaaaaagcactgtctgctcttccagaggtcctgagttcaattcctagcaaccacgtggtggctcacaactgtctacactgggatctgatgctctcttctggcatgcaggtagagcactcatgtacataaaataagtaaataagccaagtgtgagtgtggaggctcactcctttaatcccgcactcgggaggcagaagcaggcagatcactgtgagtttgaggtcagtttcatctacaaagcgagtcctagacagccaaggctaacacagagagaccctatctctaaaaaagaaaataaataaataaataaaatcttgagagagagcgagagacagacagagacagagacaaagtgaTATACACAAGTGGGCAGACAAACAAATATTGGAGTCAACACTCCTTGTCACCTATTTTcgtttttgctttgagacaggttctcacctTGTACCTGAAGGTGTCTGAAATTATTACCTACAACCAGGCATTTCCTCCTCCTGCCTGAGCCTTCTGGATGCTTGACAGTCACATACTGCCACGCCCCagatttcttgtctttttcttttaaaaaaatatttttggtgatttttttttcttctgatgacGTGTGATAGTCAGGTGACAACCTTTAttgagtcagctctctccttccacctttacttGTGTCTCAGGGTTGAACCTGAGTATCAAGGTCCTGCCTGACAGCAAGCACTTGtccctgctgagctatcttgtcaACAGAGGCCTCCTTTTTATCCTTTCCCTGAGCTGGATTGCTGCAAATCCAAAGTGGTGGGCTCAGGAGGGAAAGAAAGTGGGGGTGGTCTCTTGAATAGGGGAACAGGCAGCTAGGGAGGAGTGAATTAAAGAATGGGATAGAAAAAGGGACAGCCAGAATCCATGTAGAGAAAACGTCTTGGGAGGAATCTAGACGGATCCCAGTCAGACCTCTACAGAGGGCTGAGAGTTCTTCTACTGCTGGTGTCAGGGTTTAGGAAACTGagaacaagggagaaaaaaaatgagaacaaacaaCTGTCCAGGTATTCTGAACCAGCTCCATCCAAGCTTGGGGGGGAAATACAGCACCTATCTGGAGTTTGCAGCTGTTGTCTACCCACCATCTGGCGACTTGGGCTCCTGCAGGTTCCCCTGGACTGCTCTCGGGCCCCTCCTGGCGGCCACTTCTCTGAACAGCTCTGCAACGTTATGCTGTGTGATCTCGCTCGCCGTCTGCccggggagaaaggaggaggggacgTGAAGGCTAGGAACGTTAAGGATGGGCGAAGGCGGCTGGGACGGGGTTTATTGTGCGCAAGTGACAGCTAGATCCGAGCTAGACTTCTTTGTTGCTTTGCTAGGGCTGGGCTTTGGAACTAATAAGAGGACTGGATTTCctccagggaggaagaggaggtaggacCCAAGAGGCTGGGGGACAAAAAGCCTGTTATTTGGATGGAGACACTGTACCAAAATAAGGGATGTAGCTCAAAAAGTTTTGTCGTAGCTTGGCGGAAGGGGAGGGGCTTGGAAGGCAAAGAGCAGGAATTTGTTTATTGGGCCTGATTCTAACACCACCCCACATCCCGGGCTCACACCTTGACCGGTTGTCCGTTGCTGGTCCGCAAGAGGCTCTGGTCATCCGCCTCAATGCCAAAAGCCACAAAGGGCCCCGTGGCGATGTCCCCCCAGTATCCTCGCACTGCCACGCGTTCCCCACGCTagacgggggaaaaaaaaaacaaggttaggTCCAAATCGGGGACTTTTACTCGTAGATACCTAAAATAAGCACACCAGACCTGGGAGTAGACACTCACATGGCTCAGGAGGCGACCCGACGCCAGGGTCCTGTTGGGCACCTGGTAAGCACTcgagtctctgagttcaaaggcgACACCTGTGTCCCGCCAGCGTCGGAATTCCTGGATGTGGATGACTCGGGCctggagatgaggaagagaaagaaggcccCGACGAATCTGGTATAGGACTCCAATTTTATACCTAGAGGAATCCCTCctacctcaaactcagaggtccagacccagccctctctctctttctctttctctctctctctctctctctctctctctctctctctctctctctctctctctctctctctctctctctctctctctctctctctctctctttaacattttgtctttattgtgtatacaatgttatgtctgcatgtacacctgcaggccagaagagggcaccagatcacattatagatggttgtgcgccatcatgcggttgtgggaattgaactcaggacctttggaggagcagccatctctccagcccgacccAGCCCTCTTTCCTCACCCACAGGTGTCCAGACGCCAGCACTCCTCCTCCCTCGGAtccattgggggagggggcaaaagTTTCagtcctctcctttccctcagaACTCAGGTGCAGGCCACGCTCCTAGGTTTCCTCACCCCTCGATCGTGCAGCTTCATGCTGAGGTCCCAGTCAGCAACACCACGCCGGGAGTCGTAGCGGGTACCCAGGTAGTGGCGCAGCCTCGAGTCCCAAAGGCAACTCATGGGAAAAACCTCTGGTCCCTTCTCCCCACCTGACCAGAAGCGGAACACGGCCTCCAGGGCATCCCGCTCGCGGAACTGCACAGCCAAGGAACGCATGGAGAGATCCAGAGATACAGGGAGGGCACCCCTCCCATTCCATTTGGTAGGAATGATGATTTAGGGATGGGGAAAAAAATTTGAGACTCAGACAGCAAAACCTCCCCTAACCCTAGACCCCAACAATGGGAGCCACAGTGGTGGAACTGGGACCCCCACACCCGgtcttctccagccccttaattcCTCTGAACCCCTTGTTTCCATTCTTCCTGCAGCCACCCAAATTTCAAGCCACGCTCGCTCCCTTCCCCCAGCAGAGGTGGGCAGCTGCGGCACCTTGAGCGGCCGGAGGCTGAGCCAGGGTAGTTGCTCCTCCAGGCGATCCGGCTCCGGGACCAGGTGGGCCAGGCAGCTGGCCTGGGCGCGCACGAAGGCAGCTACTGAGGGTCGCAGCAGCGCATTCCCCCACAGCTCCAGGAAGGTCTCACTCCGCTCTggaaggaggtgggaaggatgaagcgggggggggggggagtgcggGGGGTACGGGGTGGAGAGGAGACATGGCAAACTGCACCGATCTGGGAACCGCAACCACCACCCAGCACTGCggaccctaaccctaagcctaaccctgaGTTCACGAACGCAAGGTAAGCTGGTCTATATCTTCAAgcctctttttacattttttttttttttgaagaaaactaAACTTTTGATTCATTCTAAGTGTATGTGGCCGagtgtacatctgtgcaccacgtgcaagacctttcagaagtcagaagagtgTGACACAGCCCCTGGAACACAATAAAACTTTATCTGAAAGCAAagttaaaaccaaaccaaatcagcCAAAACTCCGcaataaagatgaaataatttaatattgtaataccattttttttttttggtcattttcattttgatataAGAAGGAAACCCACTGGAtaacggtggtgcatgcctttaatcctggcacttgggaggcagaggaaggcagatacatgagttcaaggccagtccggtctacagagggaattatAGGACATTGAGGGATACAGAAAgcgatacacagagaaagcctgtctggaaaaccaaaagaagaaaaagaaaaaagaaaagaaagaaagagggctgcagagatggctcagatgttcttccaaaggtcctaagttcaattcccagcaaccacatgtaggatcacagccatctgtaatgagatatggtgccctcttctggtggtcaggcacacatgcaggcagaatgctgtatacataataaactttttttttttttttttaaagaaagaaaccgAAGGGACTCCCcacatgtgctaggcaagcgTCTTACCAAATGAGCTATATGCTCAGACAACAGTTTCTCTGAATactcttggctgacctggaactcactctgtatatagtccaggctggcctcgaactcagcaatctgcctgcctctgcctcccaagtgctgggattaaaggcttgcgctgctgctgctgccaccaccacctggctgaatgCTAGATTCTTAAGCAACTGACCTTGGAGCCCCATCTTCTCCGGTTCTTCTAGGGCTAGACTGAAGATCAGCATGTGTCTCGCCACAGCTTCCAGATTATTCTCCAGCGCGTAAAACTGGAGGCCGGACAGACAAGACAATTCTGCAGGCAGATCTAGGAGCCCAGAACACCGGCCTCCCCTAAACCCCCGCTACAGAGAAGGAACCCAACCAGAGACCTTGCACAAGCTACCACGGCGCTCCACCACTGAGTTACATGCCCAGCTGTATGCAGTAAGGTTTCCCTAGGGAGCCCTTGAACTCTAGCCTTTaactctctgtagcccaggatggccttgaacttgacgtccttctcctgcctcagcctcctgtgcacCTTCTAACACTAGGTACCAGCTTGCCAGTCCCGTTTCTTCATCCTACGTCTGGATTCCATATCATGCTTCACACCACGACTGGAGACCTGGTCCCTGATCCCTCGTCCTTACCGAATGAAGCCAGGGAGCCCCAAACCCCAGGGCCTTACTTCCCCCTAACACATGGGTCTGAGATCCCCAGTTTCCACCTCCTCAGACCCCTCTCCCCCCACAGCTTAGCCTCCAGTCATTCTCTCCTCTAGGACTTGGAAACTTTCATTccaactctctcttctctcaaaggccgggggggggtgtggggggggtagAATCTAGCCTCTCACTCAGTTCATCCCGCCCCATCCAAGACCCGGGGATGCCAGCTCACATTGAATCTCCTGGGAGGCCAGAGCGCTGCCCTGGCCAGTGTCCGCAGCATGTGTCTGCCATCTACAGAGCCTAATAGCAGGGCATCCAGCTCGGGGATCTTGTCCTCTGTAGCGGCCTGTGACTCCGGGTCCACAGGAGGACCCTGGCAAGATGACAGCAGGTAGGGATGGTGGCCTCGTTTCCTTCATTCCTGCAGCTACCTTTAGAAACTACGAATCCAGCAGACCTGGTCCCCCAAGCCTGGGTTCCAAAGAGAGCCTTACAGGCATTCAGTATTATCAAAGAAGATTATGGGGGTGCTCCTCTCCCCGAGCCATTTAATTTAGGGAACGTTGGCATACACGCCCCATTAGTAtccaccccgacacacacacacacacacacacacacacacacacacacacacacacggacacggacacaAGTGCTGTGGGTTGTGCGCACGTGGGAGTTGAAAAGGCACATCTGTCTAAGACCGTGTGTGGTCCTAGGGTAGAGACTCACTTTCAGCCTGTAGGTCCAGCGCTGGGGACAGACCCCACCAGGACACAGTGCCAAAGCCGGCGCCATAACCCGCAGGTGTGGTCATCGCCCTGTGGGACAGGGATCCTGGGAATTCCACGCTTGTCCACCCCATCCCTTTCTCACTGCCCCTCGTTTATTGCCCCTTCGCCTCCAAGTCGGTCCCCTCACCTTTACCCTTCCAAATATCCGGAGGTGGCCGTTCTCCCACAGGATCCTGGGCTCTGGTGTCCTGAAAGCCTGCACAAACTGTCTCCCAGAGGCTCTGCCCTCTCTGTGTTGTCGGCCAATTGGAGCAGCTGGTCTTGCATCATTGCTATCAACTGACCAATGAACGTGAAAGACTACCTCCCATTGCGAACTTTTGACCAATAGAAACGCCGGCGGATGGCTGCGGCGCGGTCCGGAACAGGACGCCGGACTCGGTTGTCATAACGACGGCGTGCGGCCAGAGAAGGGTACCTAGATTTGCCCAAATTTCTAGGAAGGGGGAGGACCTAGGTTGATGCTTCAAATTAAATCAGAACTGAGCGACatctttttcctgttatttttctttgtttattcctcctcttcatcctcttctccccgtcctcctcctgctcctcctcctcctcttcctcctctttctgaggcagggtccctcTGTATTCGAGAGCTACTCCAaacacacagcaatcctcctgtctctgtctcctgagttctgggtttaagggttgtgagccacccctcCTGGCTTCGAATGAAATCTCTGTGAATCCAAAGTATAGCGGGGAGCCCAGACTCAAGCCTTCAgacctcttgttttgttttgttttttgattttgcttCTCTCACACCTGGGCTCTGCATGAATACAGGCCTCACCAGGTGGAAAACAGGGCCCTTGCTCAGTAGATTTTCAAAAATAAGAGATCAGGCTGCTACTCACAGTTCATTACTCAATAATAAAGCCTTAGTGGGCACCGTGgctcagacctgtaatcccagcattctgaaggcggaggcaggaggatcagtgcttcaaggccagcctggtctgtatatcTTATTCCAGGCCAGCGAAGGCCACACAGAAGGACTCtgtataaaagcaaaagaaaagcaacaacaacagtaacagccCTCCTTCCAGGAGCTAGTTAAGGGCACTTGATGCTCTTTTAGAAGGCTGCAGAGTTCAGCTCTCAGCATCCACCTCAGGAGGATCAGAACTGCCTGtatttccagctccaggggatgtgacgtcctcttctcacctctttgagcacccacaaacacatggcacatgtgcacacacagtcacacaaataaagtataaaaaaattttaatataaattaaaaaaaaaaaaaaacccctctcgTTCCTGGGAGATACCTAACATTGGTCTCTCAGACCCAAAGCAATTAACAGAATTTactagaaggaaggaaaaatcaaACGAGGTGGTTGAAGCTACAAAAATAATAGCTTCAGGGCTGGCATTAGTTTTGGTAGAGCTCTTGATGAGCATGCTTGAAGCACTGTGTTCCATGCCCAGCgccacataaaaccagatgtgATAGTGCACAGACTATAAACAattactgggggtggggggtgtaggGGGGAGGAAAGTATGGTTAACAGTTCAAGCTTGATtatatagagatggctcagcagtcaagaacactggctgctcttccagtgggcCTGGGTTCGGATCCCAACACGCACATGGCAGCCGGCTTATAACCCTCGgtatgtaactctagttccaggaaacctgatgtcttcttctggcctctgaggacacataTAAAGGTGTTGCACAGGTATCCATGCTGAgggcatacacataaaaagaaatatatcctTTGAAAGAAGTATatggggggactggagagatggctcagaggtcaagagcactgactgctcttccagaggtcctgagttcaattcccagcaaccacatggtggctcacaaccatccataatgagatctgatgccctcttctggcttgcaggtgtatatgcaggcagagcactgtatacataataaataaacatgtaaatctttttttaaaaagaagtatatgTTATACTATCATCAAATTATAATATGTCATTCGAGGCTGATGATGAGACAATGCCTCactcctttgtgtgtgttttgtactGTATGctcgtgtgcacatgcatgtgtgggtgcttgTGCCTCACCTCCCTAAATTACTTCAACATTCATTGGacgtttttctttttaatatgtagcccaggctggcctcaaactcatgattttcctgcctccacctccttcaacAAATCCTACCACAACCGGCCACTggacttatttttcattttttcctagatttctctctctctctctctctctctcaagacagggtctccctgttatgtagctttggctgtcctggaacttgccatatagaccaggttggcctcgaactaacagagacccacctgcctctgcctcctgagtgctagaactaaaggcacgtgtcaccacacctggcctagacGTGAGTGTGTTTCACCTGCATGGATATGCATGACCTGTGTGTCCAGTGACTGTGAAGGACAGAAGAAGTCATCAGATCCCAGATCCAATTATGGATGTCATGACCCCAATGTGTGGATGCCGGGAATCACaccctgatcctctgcaagagcatcaagtgctcctcaccactgagccatccctccagacccGGGATTTATTTCTTAACATCGGTGGCTATTTGtaatggctttcttttcttttctttttaagatttatttatttattattatatatacagtgctctgcctgcatgtacatctgcaggccagaggagggcatctgatcacattatagatggttgtgagccaccgtgtagttgctgggaattgaactcatgacttctggaagagcagtcagtgctcttaaccactgagccatctctccagccctgtaatggttttctttttattggtcTGTATTCTTGTTGAGATGAAAAGACCAGTGACCCCGAAAAGTTAACCTAAGTCGTAAAGGTTTGGGAAGTAGAGAGAGTTAGCTCTGCGATTAAgggcacctgttgctcttgcagaggacctaggttttgGCTCCCAGCATCACAGAGTGACTCACAATGCTCAACCAATTCTAGCCCTAGGGGGTCCAAAGCTCTCTTCTAACCTCAGCGGGTGTCAGGCATACACAGGATTGGTGCACAAACATAGGGATGGGAAATATACCATAACAGGTTCAAGTACCAGGACTTAAAGTCAAACTTATGGGCTATGTGACTCCAAgcaaattctcttcctttgtcaaTAAGAATAAAGATTGTATTGATCATgaggcttatttatttaattatagatagataatactGTCTTGATAAGAGCAACACAGCCACATTGGAGAAACAAGTGATATTATTTTgtagaactttttaaaatgtattttattaatttatttatattacatctcaattgttatcccatcccttgtatcctcccatgcctccctccctcccattttccccttactcccctcctctatgactgtgactgagggggacctcctccccctgtatatgcttatagggtatcaagtctcttcttagtagaacttttttttctttctcttttttctttttcttgtttgtttgggtgttttgtttgtttgtttgtttttcaagacagggtttttctgtataacagtcctgattgtcccagaactcactctgtagaccagactggcctccaactcacagagatctaactgcctctgcctccagagtgctgggattaaaggcatgtgtcaacaCGCCCAGAGATTTTATGGAAACATCTTAAATCCCATGGCCACCATAACCCATGTCGCTGATCTGATTTCCTTTCTGACTGACTGCCAGGAAGCTCAGGGGACAAATTTATACTCTTTTCCTAGTATCCAAGGATACTTCGTTCCCCATTTCCTACCTAACCTGCTGTTAGACTCCCTTCCCAAACAGCAGAGACTTTGTCTACCATGCCAAATTCTACCATGGGAGAGATGACATCACCCAAGTAATCATCTTCCCAGAAAGATGATAGGAAGCAACATGTGTTTGGagatagggtggggtggggggcaaggctggagagatggctcagaggttaagagcactggctgttcttccagaggtcctgagttcaattcccagcaaccacatggtggctcaaaaccatctataatgggatctgatgccctcttctggcctgcaggtgtatatatgggcagagcaatgtatacataataataatcattattattattattattattattattattattattattattattattattatatttttaaaaaagaatacagagggGGAAATGGTACCACTGGCTTTTCCTCAAACAACTGCCCTTCCACAGATAAGGTCAGGCACCTTGAACATGGTATGGCCATAGATCCTCTAAATATTTCAGGGTAGTATAGTCACGGACTTTCTAAAATTTCAGTTGGAAACTTatcttctttgtttccttgataAGAGTAAGTCACGGCCAAGTAAGGTGTGGGCTTGTGTGTAGTCTTGCTCCACACTTCAGGCATGCGTTAAATGTGGCATCCCCCTGCCTCATTCTCCCTAGTATCACAGGTCTGCAACACCAGGCCCCTGTGC contains:
- the Dnaaf3 gene encoding dynein axonemal assembly factor 3, with protein sequence MTTPAGYGAGFGTVSWWGLSPALDLQAESPPVDPESQAATEDKIPELDALLLGSVDGRHMLRTLARAALWPPRRFNFYALENNLEAVARHMLIFSLALEEPEKMGLQERSETFLELWGNALLRPSVAAFVRAQASCLAHLVPEPDRLEEQLPWLSLRPLKFRERDALEAVFRFWSGGEKGPEVFPMSCLWDSRLRHYLGTRYDSRRGVADWDLSMKLHDRGARVIHIQEFRRWRDTGVAFELRDSSAYQVPNRTLASGRLLSHRGERVAVRGYWGDIATGPFVAFGIEADDQSLLRTSNGQPVKTASEITQHNVAELFREVAARRGPRAVQGNLQEPKSPDVPTQEHFTIHFLPLDSSQTLHHKTCYQGRFQLLYVSCGMVHLLSPELGACVAPGGNLVVELARYLVDLRPKDLKAFSDRVEEIARAAGFAPHAGTMPSETFARFYKLGDSTRGGGDSAVKSVPEPSEVLADQAPCLEAVSPPQADQAPPLEEMSPPQADQAPPLEAVSPPQADQALPLEEMSPPQADQAPPLEAVSPPQADQALPLEAVSLPQADPAPTPEVISPLQEALAMSMVNVPPKL